Below is a genomic region from Triticum dicoccoides isolate Atlit2015 ecotype Zavitan chromosome 5A, WEW_v2.0, whole genome shotgun sequence.
GAAACTCTCTtgtgaaaataatacatactgttTAATATTAAGATGTCTTCGACAGCAGCAACGGCTCGGGGTTGGTGAGCTATGGCATGGAGCGAATACATGACTCTCCCGGCTATACTTACATGTTCAGGAGCACTCACTGTCAAACAAATATATGTTCAGATTTCATGTCATCAACGCATACATGTAAATTCGAGAAAACAAACTCATGAATTAAATTGATAAAACGATGGTTGATATAAAACGTAGATAATTGCAGTTGTGAGGTAATCAGGAAAAGATGCAAGCAGATCACATACCAGGCCAGTGACTGTAGACAACCTCCCAGGCTTCTTGGCCCAGGCTTTCTTGGCCTATCTTTTTTCCTCACAAGATCGACATTATCACTTCACTGAACAAAGAAATGAGATCACTTATTGATAGTTAAACATGATTTCTTGATCATCAGCTCACTTGCTAGGTAACGGAACAAGCCTGAAAGGTAATCTTGATTAATTCTTAAATGGCACACCATGATGGATGCCGGTGAGCTGCCTAAACTAACGTAAACATTGTTCATCACAAAAATTCAGAAATTTGTCATTCACCAATGGAGCACACACATGCCAGCGATCCAGGCACAGAACCCGCACAAACTGAACACCCACGCAGAGCGCGGATGCACACAACGGAAGACACATGTGAAGAGTGGAAGGGGTCCATACCAGAAAGAACAAAAGCGACACTCGTTCAGCTGGTTGGGGAGGCAGAGGTTGAGGCGAAGGTCCGCCGACGCGTCGAGCCGGAGGTCCTTCAGTCCGCCGTCGCGTCGGGAAACAAGTTAGGGCGGGAAACATGTTGGGGGCGGAGGTCCGACGGTGCCTCAAAGCGGAAGTCTGTCGGCGCGTAGAGAAGGTGGTCGCCAGTCAGGCGACGTGTCGGGAAAGAGGTGGTCGGATGGAGGTCGTCCAGCTCGTGGAGGCGGAGGTCCGCCGGTCCGCCAGCGCGTCAAGTCGTCGAGGCATGGGGCTCTGGCGGGCGGCAAACTGCCGAGGCATCGTGCGAGGTGCGTGGGGAGAGGATAACCGGAGCCAACATTTTTTTCCTTGTCAAAGAGAGAGGTTAAAAGctaatggcatggtgggtaattaaagcATAAACCATGTTTAGTATGTTGGAATGATGTAAACCGTCAGATCGCAAGATTGGATGGATATGATGAATTGGTTCTCCGCCCTTTCATTCTTTTATAGTTGTAGTAGATAAATAAGATCATGGTTAAAAAATAAGTTTTCTCTGGTATTATTAGATGAATTGCTTGACCGTAGTTGGTTTTCTAAACTGGACCTAAGACCTCGGTATCACCTAATAAGAATGGCTCCCCTGGATGAATATAAAACAACTTTTAAGACACACATGGACGGTTCTAGTTCAGGGTGATGCCCTTTTGGGCTTGCCAATGCTCCTTTAACATGAAAGTGCCCAATGAAATCCTATTTGATCATATTAGTTTGTCTTAATTTTTTATGGATGATATATTAGTGTGCAACAAACACATGGAACAACACTTAGAACATCTGCAAACAAGGTTCATGATTTTGGGGAAACACCAATTGTTTGCCAATGGAAGTAAGTGCATGTTTGCTCAACCTAAACTTGGACACTTGAGCCACATTATCTCTGATCACGGTGTGGCAACTGACCCTGAAGACCATAGCAATGCTTCAGTGGCCTGTTCCAAATAACATCACTAAATGAACTTGAAGGAACTCCGCCTCCTATTATAGGGAATTATTTAGAAGTGAACTTGAAGTTACACCTTCGACGTAGTGTGCGTTATTTAGATGGGCCATGTTGGAGCGGGAGTGGACGATCCGTTTTGGCCCGTGGTGCGGTGTTATAACTggccatgtttggatactttaacttagttagaggttagagttagtttgtagCTCATgattaaccctgaactaactctagccaaagaggtgtttgaatgacagggttagattgacaataaatgcactagaagAACTGACTTCAATTAGCACCTTGGTGGGATAGTTTTTATGGGCGGGTtaaatgcaactagctcaaactagccctcatgtttggatactttagggctatttgagcccaaactagctcaaactaaatcTAACTCATGAATCCAAACAGAGCCAACATGTCAGTTCGAATCCCCCTCATAAAAAAGCATGTCAGTTCAAATGTGGTAAACTTTATGGCTAATGAAAGAATTCTAGGCCTCCTCTTCCCAGTACCCAAATCTCTCCAACTCCCCGTTGTATATTGTGATCTCTCGATCAGAGTCCAGGACATCACGGTGCCGTCGTGTGTGCAGATAGTGAAGGCGGTGGCGGGAGCGGTGCCGGTGCTGGTGGACGGCGGAATCCGGCGGGGGACCGACGTGCTCAAGGCGCTGGCGCTCGGTGCCCGGGCAGTCAtggtacgtactccctccgttccgaattacttgtcacagGTATAGATGTttctaaatgtattttagttctagatacattcatttctacgacgagtaatttgaaacggagggagtacctacgtCCGCACGCATTGTGCATGCAAAACCCAAAAAGGTTTTTTATTCAAGTGTTGTGTGCGTGTGGTTTCAGGTGGGGAGGCCGGTGCTGTACgggctggcggcgcggggcgaggccGGGGCGAAGCACGTGATCGAGATGCTGAACAGCGAGCTGGAGCTGGCCATGGCGCTCTGCGGCTGCCGGAGCCTCGCCGAGGTCACCCGGGACCGTGTCCAGACCGAGGGCGACCGGATCAGGTCGCTGCTGTGAGCTATTCCTGCGTGCCGGTGGCAAAGGCGAGTTGTTAACTTGTTATCTGCCAGACGCGCCCTTTGTATTCGTGCTTGAAAAATAAGGAGCTTGATGAATCCCGGGTATGCCATTTCTCATCGGAACCACCTCACATCAGTGGGGACGAACGGCGGAACGACGGAGTGTGAGGTTTTGTAGAACTTTCAAGCATACTCTTTGGTTTTTTAGATGATACGGAGTATATTTTTGTTTGATCCATTGGACGTTTGACCTTACTCTTTACTACTACTccttccgttccgaattacttgtcacaggtatggatgtatctagatgtattttagttttagatacatctatttctgcgacgagtaatttggaacggaggaagtagtagaCTAGAAAATTAAAAGTTGCATTTGCTTATTTCAGAGGTCGTCGCGTGAACCCTCCACTCTATCCTTTGCTCCAAATCCGGCGCCGCTACCGGATGCAGCTCGCCGCTCACCGTCACTTCGCCCGCATCTTCTGCGCTACGCACGCGAGAGAgagcgagaaagagagagagagggacgtcGTTCGATCTGTCAGTCCGATTACAACATGTCGTCAGTTCAGTGGTGAGTGTCCTAACAGTGCAAGCACACTACATGATTTACACACAGCTGAAGCTATCACACACTTCCTAATACTACTACGTAAGCTCTACCGGCTACATCTAGCTTGCGACTACTTCCTTCCTCctcgcctcgacgacgacgaggacctcTCCGACCTGTCcaccttggccctctttgccggCGGCGGCGTCGCCGGAGCAGCGCCCCGTTTCTGTGGCCGCCCGACGCTTTTCTTCGTCGCGCTAGCCTTGGCTCCTGCCTTGGAGCCACCGCGGCCGGTGTTCTTCCTGCCTGCCCCCCTCCTGGCCTtgggctgctcctcctcctcctccggcgccggcgccgaCCGCTTCCGCTTCGTCAGCGGCGACCCTCTCTTCTTCGGGGGCGACGACTTGCCCTGGTTCAGCCGCTTCAGGAAGTCCACGGCGATCCGCTTCTTGGGCAGCCCACCGGCGGCCGCCCCGTCCGAGTCCCCGTTGTCCTTCTTgtcagccgccgccgcagccgcagccgctTCCTCCGCAGCTGCCGCCGCCTTCTTGCGGCTCAGAGCGGAGTTCTTGCCGGGTCCCCGGGTCTTCTTCGTCCCAGTGCCCCACGCCTTGCCCTTGGCCGCCGCGGCCAGGGCGGCCTTCTTCTCGCCGTCGCTCTCCGCCTCCTCCTCAACGTCCCGCTTCTCCGCGGCCTCCTCCTTCCTCGCGACGGCCGCCGCCGCGGCAGCCTTGGCGATGGAGCTCCTCTTGCGGCAGAAGATGAGCGGCTTGGCAGCCTTCTGGATCAGCGGCCCGACGATGTCAGCCTCGGCCCTCCGCGAGTccggccccgccgccggcgccggtggGGGATTAGCGCCGCTCGGCGGCTCCCGCTTGGCCGGGGCCTCGCGGAGCGAGGCGGAGACCTGCGCGGAGACGAGGCGGAGGGCGTTGAGCGCGGCGGCGGCGTGGTCGGGCGCGTGGCGCGGGAGGTAGACGGCGGCGTTGGCGCAGAGCAGCAGCAGGTCACGGTAGAGCTCGGCGCTGCTGGCGTAGCCCGCCGCGCCGTCCAGCTTCCGGCGCATGGCCTCCAGGTCCACGTGCCGCCTGATCGTGCCCCGGTACGACTCGCTCTCCTGCAGCTCAGCAAAACCAAAGCGGACCCACAGCACGTGAATAAACAacaaaaattattaaaaaaacaCAAATGAAAGCGTCGAAGAAAAAAAAATATCTCCGCAGCATCTCGAGTCCTCGATCGGCTGCTGTTGAGGCGGCATGCACCCACGGGCCACGGACGGCCGCCCATGTGGTGGTGACCGCAACGCGGCACCCGACTGGCCCGTGCGACAAGGAATCGAATCGCCGGATGGATCATCATCCAGTTGCAGCCCGCAGAAAGCAGCAACTTTTCTCCCTTCTCTTCCGCGAGAGACACGAGCTCGAACGAACAGACGTTATCGCTCGGCTAGAGATGACACTCGGTGGCTTTGAACGGCAAAGAATTTCTCCCGCATCATCACCCAACCCGTTCGGCCGGCGATGGTCCATGACCACACGCAGCACTGCAGCAGTCGCACCCACCTACCACAGCAACAAACATGGGTGCCgaggcgtgcgtgcgtgcgtgcgtgcaccgcgatGACGCGCTGGCTGTGCTCCGGTCACGTAGATCGGGCCGGCCGGTCAGTGCTCCTAATCGCAGGCCATCATGccgcgtgcgtgcgtgcgcgccAGCCTAACCATATCCGTATCATGAGACGGACGAACACCTAGATTAAGCGCGCGAGGGTGGGACCCAGCATCTGACATGCTCCGTGCTCTTTGGTTTTCACCGTGTACGTCTACGTTCTCCCCTCGTTTTCACCCCTGGTAAACACGAGTTTTGACCTACTCCGGCCGACGGTGAGGAGGAGGGACAAGACGGGCAGCGCGGGGGCGGTAACTCTGATGGAGGTTTTTACCTGGCTCTCCTGTAGCTGGTCGAACACGGGGCCGAACCTGGCGGCGACCCTGTCGAGCAGGGCGGCCAGCGGCTCGTCGGCCTCCTCGTCGGCGCTCGCCTTCCGCCGCCGGCACTGCAGGCTCACCGCGCTCTCCTTGGACTCCCCGGACAGCTcctccttggccgcctcctccgccgccttggCGGCGGCGCCGGGGCGCTTCAGATCTGTGGAGTTGGACTCCCGGCACGACCGCCCGGGCTCCTCGCTCGACACGTTCTCGTCGCCGGTCACCCCCTCCGGCTTCGCCTCGCCGCTCGACAGGCTCCGCTCCCGCTCCTCCTTCATCAGCTCCACCTTGC
It encodes:
- the LOC119302046 gene encoding nuclease SbcCD subunit C-like, giving the protein MAGGSDGPDVSAGGEIWGTLEELLLAFAVCRHGTASWDSVATEVQARCPLAARPRLTPGSCRLRFHQLHRRFSAGGGAEEEEQEEGEVGPEAEAEASAADGWLDELRRLRVAELRREVERCDLSIGTLQSKVELMKEERERSLSSGEAKPEGVTGDENVSSEEPGRSCRESNSTDLKRPGAAAKAAEEAAKEELSGESKESAVSLQCRRRKASADEEADEPLAALLDRVAARFGPVFDQLQESQESESYRGTIRRHVDLEAMRRKLDGAAGYASSAELYRDLLLLCANAAVYLPRHAPDHAAAALNALRLVSAQVSASLREAPAKREPPSGANPPPAPAAGPDSRRAEADIVGPLIQKAAKPLIFCRKRSSIAKAAAAAAVARKEEAAEKRDVEEEAESDGEKKAALAAAAKGKAWGTGTKKTRGPGKNSALSRKKAAAAAEEAAAAAAAADKKDNGDSDGAAAGGLPKKRIAVDFLKRLNQGKSSPPKKRGSPLTKRKRSAPAPEEEEEQPKARRGAGRKNTGRGGSKAGAKASATKKSVGRPQKRGAAPATPPPAKRAKVDRSERSSSSSRRGGRK